A genomic region of Trifolium pratense cultivar HEN17-A07 linkage group LG3, ARS_RC_1.1, whole genome shotgun sequence contains the following coding sequences:
- the LOC123914766 gene encoding uncharacterized protein LOC123914766 — protein sequence MASTPKPTSPEIPPSKVPLIRQNVDLLAQKLVSIEHFQGNKKFPMLHVDRKLNHELCVPWKDALIVKLLGRELEFNIMKNQLKNLWNLPDFDLMEFGNCGFYVVKFDMEEDRTKVINGVPWKLFDHYLSVCQFMSTIDKIRVCRSMSADAPKETVKTMVWVRIPNLHPVYYDENFLWALASAIGNPVKVERGRFARVCVDIELNEDSVSSVGINGKWYPVEYEDSVIICTQCGFYGHRCSSCAYIHR from the coding sequence ATGGCGTCGACTCCGAAACCAACATCGCCGGAGATACCGCCGTCAAAAGTGCCTCTCATCCGTCAAAACGTTGATCTCTTAGCTCAAAAACTTGTCTCGATTGAACATTTCCAAGGTAACAAAAAATTTCCTATGCTACATGTTGACAGAAAACTCAATCATGAATTGTGTGTACCTTGGAAAGATGCATTGATAGTTAAATTACTAGGTAGAGAGTTAGAATTTAACATCATGAAAAACCAATTGAAGAATTTATGGAACTTACCAGATTTTGATTTGATGGAATTCGGAAATTGTGGTTTCTATGTGGTCAAGTTTGATATGGAAGAGGATAGAACAAAAGTCATTAATGGAGTCCCTTGGAAGTTATTTGATCACTATCTTTCTGTTTGTCAATTTATGTCTACCATCGACAAAATTAGGGTTTGTAGGTCGATGTCGGCTGATGCACCGAAGGAAACTGTTAAAACCATGGTTTGGGTGAGAATTCCAAACCTGCACCCTGTCTATTATGATGAAAATTTTCTGTGGGCTCTTGCATCCGCTATAGGAAACCCTGTTAAGGTCGAACGTGGAAGATTTGCTAGAGTGTGTGTTGACATTGAGTTGAATGAGGATTCCGTAAGCAGTGTTGGAATCAATGGAAAATGGTATCCAGTTGAATACGAAGACTCTGTTATCATATGCACACAATGTGGTTTCTACGGCCATCGTTGCAGCAGCTGCGCTTATATCCATCGGTGA